GCTGCTGAAATTTGTTGGAGTAAATGCAGCCAAAGTGATATATTTCTATGCCTGTTTCACATAGAAAATTGAATTATAACAATTTGTCACTTATAATCCCTTAAAAGAAAATGCATTACTAGTGAGGTAAGATGCAGAAAAGGTTTTATTGAATCAAAAAGGCAAAACTCTTATCTTTCATTTAAATGAGTAAAGAAGTGTTCCATAAGCCAACACCACTGCCTTCTGTCCACAAGTAGACTCTCTTTTTAATTCATCTTTTCTTCAACCTCTTCAACCCTGGATGAGACAACCTTTCCATCCACAACTTCTTCAACAATTGTCTTCACTTTTCTGGTTTTggttggatctgaaaatgaaatgCAGATTAAATTAATAAAGATTACAGTAATCACACAGTAGATCCAATACCCCTAAAACATATTTCTCACTTTAGGAGTTTAATTTTGACCACTAAGATTACATGTTATCTATTCTAAAGTTAAGCAGCAGTCAGGTTACTTTACTCCCTTTATGTCAGCATCTGCTGTCGAGAAAGATAAAGAAACTTGACTGAAACATCATATATCAAACAACATTTGAACTCAGACCTGGGGTTGGGTGTATGTCACAGTGAACTGTAGTTAATATTTCCTAAATTCAGAAGAAACTCTTACATTTATAAAATCATTACATGTATTTTCCCATTCTGAACTCCACTCTCCACCATTTAAATCCAGCATACATGtaagcattttaaaataaatagattactcAAAGTGGAATTTGCATTCATATAATTTATAGTTAGGCAGTTAACATTTACTAGAGTCTCCTGTTACCTTTTTTGGAGTCTACAGAAGATGTCTGTGATTTGGAAGCCTGTGATTGGGAAACTTGTAAGGAAGATGCTGATGCTGATGCTGATCCTGATCCTGATCCTGATGCTGATGCTGATGAAGATGAAGACTTGAATGCAGTTGAGCTACTGGATGAGGATTGACTGCAGGAAGAAAGGTTTATGATTAAAACATGTCAATGTATTTTTTGAACTTTTAATTACTTTACCGAGAGTTAGGTAGTCTGAATAATGAGTGAGGAGTTGGAAGGACATGGGTAAAGAAAAAATCCTATTGTGAAATGAATTTAATGGATGATGGGTAATATAACAAAGGAAAAAATGAATGAGATGGTAGTTTACTAGTATTCaaatatccacaatatacacattttttattcCTCAGTCTATAAATTATACACATTACTTTATACTTCCATATGCTTCCAATACTGCTTGTTTTATACATAAGGGTCCATCATCTCCCTTCATTACATTTAGTTCTTACTTACCCAAAATCTCCATCCAGCAGACGGCGGTATGTTTCAATCTCCATCTCTAGTCTGCTCTTGATATCAAGGAGTTCTCTATACTCCTGGCTCTGACGTTCCATGTCTGATCTGATCTGGATAAGCTGTTCTTCTAACCCACTGAGAACACTCTGTAGTTGCTGAAGTTGAGCTCCGTAGCGGCCTTCTGTCTCACCCAAGGTGTCTTCAAGGGATTTTTTCTATTTTGAGCACAGTGGACATTGTGATAAAAACAATCTAAACTCTATAGCTAATACACCATCTATTAGTACAGGATAACATATTGTTACGAAAAAACATCCATAACTGTACTTTGTATGCTTTAGACTTTGTATTtagttgtttattttaatttcagtCTATTGGCTTACCATTGCTAGTTGAGATTGGAGCTCAATCTCTAGGCCTTGGAGGGTGCGTCTGAGGTCAGAGATTTCGCTCTTGCTTGATTGAACCTGTTCCACACCAGCTGAAATCTCCTTCTTTACTTCATTGCTCTGAAATGGTAAAGCATGTATTATATTGGTTTCTTTTGAAGTCCTGTTATATTAGCAATGCTACATTCATATTACAAATACACAGATGAATATGTCATGATAAACCATCTTACCTTTTGGTTGAACCATGCCTCTGCTTCTCTGCGGTTCTTCTCAGCCAATGCTTCATAATCTCCTCTCATGTCATTCAGAAGCTTAGTGAGATCTATACCTGGAGCAGCGTCCATTTCTACATTGACTTGGCCAGCAGCACTGCTACTTGCAATGCCCAACTCCTAGAGAAAGATACAGAGGAAGTTGTTCTGTGttaaaccatagaaaacatttcCAATTGATCCCTACCACATAGAAACATTTTCCCAGATTCTAGCTTCAAAATTATTTGAAGCAACCAGATGCTAACTTCTATTAATGCAAACTGTAGAAGATTATTTTACATTGACTTAGTCAACAGTGCTGCTATTTCTAATTTGCCTTTCCTAGACATTAATATAAAAGACATTCTTATTGTGCCAGAACACTGAGAATCTCTGAAATTTACTTGATTTGAAAAATGTGAGTGCATGAGTAGAAGGCCTtcatatttatttactaaatctAGAAACTATATCTTCTCAACAACCTCTGCAGATGGTGGAATAGTTGAGGCTGGTGATACATGGATTAGTTATGAGCAACAGAGACTGGTATAATAAGGGTTAcgataaatcatttatttatgaagAATTGGACATGAAGTGATGGAGTCTCATGAAGAAAAATATTGTAGAGGACAAGGGGTTTGTgcttttcaaaaaatatataatcacagTCATTATTAAGGCCAAGAGACTGATGAAAATGAGAAATTTAGGATTGTCTATGGTACCCATTTTGTGAAGAGTATTCTCCTATGACTGTTTTTGAAAGACAACTGTTTTAGATTGTTAGCTTTTTAAAGCAGTTTCCTTgttcatatttttgtttcttagaTATAGCTACATGTATTGTTTACGTTAAACAGCTGTGTGGGAGGTGTCCacactgtgcaaaataataatgataataatagcaaacaaagaaataatacatttatattactcTGTCTAATACCATAATACTAAGTGAATGTTTTTGCAATAATCAAAAGCAAGCAGAGAGATGAATTCATCTTTGAAACTGcaccatattttacattttccgAGCaaggtttagaaaaaaaaaaaaaaaaagcaaccaatcagtgtTTGCTTTAGTCTTGTAAACTATACTAGAAAGACTAAACTTAGAAACCGATTGATTGCCAAACCCCACATTATATCTTTATATTATCATATACTGATTTACCCATTTTGTTATTGTGTTCTGTTTTCAGCAAGGTTACATTTTGTATTTGCTTGAAAACCTCTGAAGTAATTATTACCTCCTCATGGTTCTTCTTCATGAAGGCTAGCTCTTCAGACAGGCTTTCAATCTGGATCTCCAGGTCTGATCTGCCCATGGTCAGCTCATCAAGGAC
The nucleotide sequence above comes from Mixophyes fleayi isolate aMixFle1 chromosome 6, aMixFle1.hap1, whole genome shotgun sequence. Encoded proteins:
- the LOC142094714 gene encoding keratin, type I cytoskeletal 47 kDa-like; this encodes MAFRSSSASSYQLSSSGGYGGSSYGGGSGGGFGGGSVGGFGGGFGGSSFGGVSGGGFGGGFGGGFGGGSGGGFGGGSGGGFGGSSGNDKQTMQNLNDRLASYLDKVKALEAANTELEVKIREWYEKQLSVGASASGKDYSKYFEIIQDLRNKILAANIDNSRVVLQIDNARLAADDFRLKYENELALRQSVEADINGLRRVLDELTMGRSDLEIQIESLSEELAFMKKNHEEELGIASSSAAGQVNVEMDAAPGIDLTKLLNDMRGDYEALAEKNRREAEAWFNQKSNEVKKEISAGVEQVQSSKSEISDLRRTLQGLEIELQSQLAMKKSLEDTLGETEGRYGAQLQQLQSVLSGLEEQLIQIRSDMERQSQEYRELLDIKSRLEMEIETYRRLLDGDFGQSSSSSSTAFKSSSSSASASGSGSGSASASASSLQVSQSQASKSQTSSVDSKKDPTKTRKVKTIVEEVVDGKVVSSRVEEVEEKMN